In Arcanobacterium wilhelmae, the following are encoded in one genomic region:
- a CDS encoding adenosine deaminase — MRNLALLPKAHLHLHFTGSMRVSTLADMAREQGIRIPENLTDNRALQVPADKRGWFRFQRNYDAARKVVRTEAAMRRIVLEAAQDDAREGSRRLEIQIDPTSYAPFVGGLTPALEIVLDAAVDAWHSTGVQVGVIVAASRMKHPLDGRTLARLAAKYAGDGPGEVIGFGLSNDERRGNTADWEEAFAIAARAGLASVPHGGELLGPEHIREVVGHLHPTRLGHGVRAAEDPRLLDEIVSRDIALEVCPASNVSLGVYTASDQVPLHTLVDAGATIALGADDPLLFLSRLTDQYEIARAQGLTDAQIAQLAKGSIRASLASDSDKRAWTAEVNAWLADSE, encoded by the coding sequence ATGAGAAATCTCGCGCTGCTGCCCAAAGCTCACCTGCATCTTCACTTCACCGGGTCGATGCGCGTGTCAACACTTGCTGACATGGCCCGCGAGCAGGGCATTCGTATCCCCGAGAACCTTACCGACAACCGCGCTCTTCAAGTCCCCGCCGATAAACGTGGGTGGTTCCGCTTCCAACGCAACTACGACGCCGCCCGAAAAGTCGTGCGTACGGAAGCTGCGATGCGCCGCATCGTTCTTGAAGCCGCCCAAGACGATGCACGTGAGGGTTCACGCCGCCTCGAAATTCAGATCGACCCCACCTCGTACGCCCCGTTCGTCGGCGGCCTCACACCCGCGCTCGAGATCGTCCTCGACGCCGCCGTGGACGCTTGGCACTCCACGGGAGTCCAGGTTGGTGTGATCGTCGCAGCTTCTCGTATGAAACACCCACTCGACGGGCGCACACTCGCGCGCCTCGCCGCCAAGTATGCCGGCGACGGCCCGGGAGAAGTGATCGGATTCGGCCTGTCCAACGACGAGCGGCGCGGCAATACCGCCGATTGGGAGGAAGCATTTGCCATCGCTGCACGCGCCGGGCTCGCATCGGTTCCGCATGGGGGCGAACTCCTCGGCCCCGAACACATCCGCGAAGTCGTGGGCCATCTCCACCCCACGCGCCTCGGACACGGCGTGCGCGCCGCCGAGGATCCGCGCCTTCTCGACGAGATCGTCAGCCGTGACATTGCCCTCGAAGTGTGCCCCGCGTCCAACGTTTCCCTCGGCGTCTACACGGCGTCCGATCAGGTCCCGTTGCACACCCTCGTCGACGCCGGTGCCACAATTGCACTCGGAGCCGACGATCCGCTGTTGTTCCTCTCACGCCTGACCGATCAATACGAGATCGCACGTGCACAAGGGCTCACCGACGCGCAAATCGCCCAACTCGCCAAGGGCTCAATCCGTGCCTCCCTCGCCTCTGATTCCGACAAGCGGGCATGGACAGCCGAGGTCAATGCCTGGCTCGCAGACAGCGAATGA
- a CDS encoding phosphotransferase, with translation MSSAAIEKADLAALTNEGASHMLAQFVGPDFGLNSWRVHAVHHRVGGGVSVGYSVCGEVGEAYVVASTARVDEGRLRDDGGEIFDFEGRRYFVWRYPFDPQLPALPLACDPQALSEFIGESVEIELLAYRPTRRAVVRADGNVTYFAKVVPTSSLAAVVGRLELARESMPSPQVVRISDDGLVLTRAVPGVPLSRFLASRPSLPDADAMFSRLAQLVEGMGEPITHLKRRKAWAERAGAYGRAAGAALPAISRESVQLGERIEALIAATDFGPLVPTHGDFYEANVFVDPASWQISGVIDIDTLGPGYRAHDWGCLLGHMSVLEDLSPQRYRGIGPVVERWRDLAAREVGPAALGASAAGVVLSLVAGPAKARKRGWEQHCRTRLAIANEWMSYAQAGR, from the coding sequence ATGAGTTCCGCCGCTATTGAGAAAGCTGATCTGGCTGCACTGACGAACGAGGGTGCCTCGCACATGCTTGCGCAGTTCGTGGGGCCCGATTTTGGGCTGAATTCGTGGCGTGTTCACGCGGTGCATCACCGCGTGGGTGGCGGAGTTTCGGTGGGGTATTCGGTGTGCGGCGAGGTCGGCGAGGCGTACGTCGTGGCGTCTACGGCTCGTGTGGACGAAGGCCGGCTTCGCGACGACGGAGGGGAAATTTTCGACTTCGAGGGCCGCCGGTATTTCGTGTGGCGTTACCCGTTCGATCCGCAGCTTCCTGCACTGCCGCTCGCGTGTGATCCGCAGGCACTGTCGGAGTTTATCGGGGAAAGCGTGGAGATTGAGTTGCTCGCCTATCGGCCCACGCGTCGGGCGGTGGTGCGCGCCGACGGCAACGTCACCTATTTCGCGAAGGTTGTGCCAACGTCGTCGCTGGCTGCTGTCGTGGGGCGGCTGGAACTGGCGCGTGAGAGTATGCCGTCTCCGCAGGTTGTGCGGATATCGGACGATGGGCTGGTACTGACACGGGCTGTGCCTGGTGTGCCGCTGAGTCGCTTCTTGGCGTCGCGCCCGTCGCTTCCCGACGCCGATGCGATGTTTTCTCGGCTGGCGCAGCTTGTGGAAGGGATGGGTGAGCCGATCACGCATCTTAAACGCCGCAAGGCGTGGGCGGAGCGGGCGGGTGCCTATGGCCGCGCGGCGGGTGCCGCATTACCGGCAATTTCCCGAGAATCTGTGCAACTGGGGGAGCGGATCGAAGCATTGATTGCCGCCACTGATTTTGGGCCGTTGGTTCCCACGCACGGCGATTTCTATGAAGCGAACGTATTCGTGGATCCGGCCAGCTGGCAAATTTCGGGTGTGATCGACATCGATACGCTCGGGCCGGGATATCGCGCCCACGATTGGGGATGCCTGCTTGGCCATATGTCGGTACTCGAAGATCTCTCGCCGCAACGGTACCGCGGGATCGGGCCAGTTGTGGAGCGCTGGCGAGATTTGGCCGCTCGGGAGGTGGGCCCGGCGGCGCTGGGTGCCAGCGCCGCCGGCGTCGTTCTTTCTCTTGTCGCTGGGCCCGCGAAAGCTCGCAAGCGCGGCTGGGAGCAGCATTGCCGCACGCGCCTCGCGATCGCGAACGAGTGGATGAGCTACGCACAGGCTGGCAGGTAG
- a CDS encoding pyridoxal phosphate-dependent aminotransferase, giving the protein MRLSTHVSSLTPSATLAVDLRAKELAAAGRPIIGFGAGEPDFPTAKFIVNAAVEAARDPRNHHYTAAAGLAELREAIAAKALKDSGTNVDPTNVIVTNGGKQAVYQAFMATVSPGDDVLLPAPYWTTYPEAIRLAGGNPIEVFAPADAGYKVTVDQLEAAYTSRTTTLLMCSPSNPTGAVYTADELHAIGQWAIAKDLWVISDEIYENLVYEGEMAYLLRVVPELADRLITVNGVAKSYAMTGWRVGWMFGPAEVIRGARILQGHLSSHVNNIAQRAALAALNADQHFVSEMKVAFNRRRLALVEALEQIDAFSVPTPSGAFYVFANVERALGQEINGKVATTSAQLADLILEEADVALVPGEAFGAPGHLRLSYALADDALAEGAQRLVQLFSQVK; this is encoded by the coding sequence ATGCGTCTTTCAACTCATGTTTCGTCACTGACACCCTCGGCTACGCTCGCCGTGGATCTGCGAGCGAAGGAACTCGCCGCAGCAGGCCGCCCGATCATCGGCTTCGGCGCGGGCGAACCCGATTTCCCCACCGCAAAATTCATCGTGAATGCAGCCGTCGAAGCTGCCCGCGACCCCCGTAACCACCACTACACAGCAGCAGCCGGCCTCGCAGAGCTTCGCGAAGCAATCGCCGCGAAAGCGCTCAAAGATTCGGGCACGAACGTCGACCCGACAAACGTGATCGTCACAAACGGCGGCAAGCAGGCCGTCTACCAGGCATTCATGGCCACCGTCTCCCCCGGCGACGACGTCCTCCTCCCAGCCCCCTACTGGACCACCTACCCCGAGGCGATCCGCCTCGCAGGTGGCAACCCCATCGAGGTGTTTGCCCCTGCCGATGCCGGATACAAGGTCACCGTGGATCAGCTCGAGGCCGCCTACACATCGCGCACCACCACGCTCCTCATGTGCTCGCCGTCGAACCCCACGGGCGCCGTGTACACCGCTGATGAACTCCACGCGATCGGCCAGTGGGCCATCGCCAAAGACCTATGGGTAATCTCGGACGAAATCTACGAAAACCTTGTGTATGAAGGCGAAATGGCCTACCTCCTGCGCGTGGTTCCCGAACTCGCGGACCGCCTCATTACCGTCAACGGCGTCGCGAAATCGTACGCGATGACTGGCTGGAGAGTGGGCTGGATGTTCGGCCCTGCCGAAGTGATCCGAGGCGCGCGCATTCTCCAAGGCCACCTCTCCTCGCACGTGAACAACATTGCCCAGCGCGCCGCGCTCGCGGCGTTGAACGCCGACCAGCACTTCGTTTCCGAGATGAAGGTGGCGTTTAATCGGCGCCGCCTCGCGCTCGTCGAGGCGCTCGAGCAGATCGACGCATTCTCCGTTCCCACCCCCAGTGGCGCGTTCTATGTGTTCGCGAACGTCGAGCGCGCGCTCGGGCAGGAGATCAACGGCAAAGTTGCGACCACGTCGGCGCAGCTCGCGGACCTGATCCTTGAAGAAGCCGACGTTGCCCTCGTTCCGGGCGAAGCCTTCGGCGCGCCCGGGCACCTGCGGCTTTCGTACGCCCTCGCCGACGACGCCCTCGCCGAAGGCGCCCAGCGGCTCGTCCAGCTCTTCTCCCAGGTCAAGTAA
- the secE gene encoding preprotein translocase subunit SecE, whose translation MNEARRSPAKEGFFARIITFFKEVIAEFKKVQRPTREELWKMFVTVVVFVTIIMVFVTAVDLVFNQSMFWIFG comes from the coding sequence GTGAACGAAGCTCGTCGCTCGCCAGCCAAGGAAGGCTTCTTCGCGCGCATCATCACCTTCTTCAAGGAAGTGATCGCTGAATTTAAGAAGGTGCAGCGCCCAACCCGTGAAGAGCTGTGGAAGATGTTCGTCACTGTTGTGGTATTCGTGACCATCATCATGGTCTTTGTGACCGCCGTTGATCTGGTCTTCAACCAGTCCATGTTCTGGATTTTCGGTTAA
- the nusG gene encoding transcription termination/antitermination protein NusG, with amino-acid sequence MSEENVNPLFSDAQEAPEVQAEVAQEEATEAPVEPVEESTPAAPAKEEAPEGVVTEEMVRDQIKGLPGRWYVLHTYAGYEKRVKQSLETRMHSMNMEDYIFQIEVPMEEVYEVKKGQQKLVSRVRMPGYAVVRMELTDDSWRVVQSTNGVTGFVGNGRDPVALSLDEAVQLLTPVVEQQVAAEAVAAGKPVLSGTPEFEVEYEVGEVVTLTTEPWVGMPATISEVDPVNQRLTVLMTLVGQETPVDLSFGQIKKMD; translated from the coding sequence ATGAGTGAAGAGAATGTGAATCCGCTGTTCTCCGACGCACAGGAGGCACCGGAGGTTCAGGCTGAGGTTGCGCAGGAGGAGGCCACCGAGGCTCCCGTCGAACCCGTCGAGGAGTCCACTCCGGCGGCGCCTGCGAAGGAAGAAGCACCTGAGGGTGTTGTGACGGAAGAAATGGTCCGCGATCAGATCAAGGGTCTCCCGGGCCGCTGGTACGTTCTCCACACGTACGCGGGCTACGAGAAGCGTGTCAAGCAGTCGCTTGAAACGCGTATGCACTCGATGAACATGGAAGATTACATCTTCCAGATCGAGGTGCCGATGGAAGAGGTGTACGAGGTCAAGAAGGGCCAGCAGAAGCTGGTTTCTCGCGTGCGCATGCCGGGCTACGCCGTCGTCCGTATGGAGTTGACTGACGATTCATGGCGAGTTGTCCAGTCCACGAACGGCGTCACTGGTTTCGTTGGGAACGGTCGCGATCCGGTCGCTCTCTCACTCGATGAGGCCGTGCAGTTGCTCACGCCTGTTGTCGAGCAGCAGGTCGCTGCCGAGGCAGTCGCCGCCGGAAAGCCAGTACTTTCGGGTACTCCGGAGTTCGAGGTGGAGTACGAGGTTGGCGAGGTTGTGACCTTGACCACTGAGCCTTGGGTGGGAATGCCCGCTACAATTTCTGAGGTTGACCCGGTGAACCAGAGGCTCACCGTGCTCATGACACTTGTCGGCCAGGAAACCCCGGTCGATTTGTCCTTCGGTCAAATCAAGAAGATGGACTAA
- the rplK gene encoding 50S ribosomal protein L11: protein MPPKKKVAGLIKLQIEAGAASPAPPIGPALGQHGVNIMEFVKAYNAATESMRGNIVPVEITVYEDRSFDFITKTPPASGLIKKAAGIKSGSATPHTVKVAHLTADQLREIAKTKMPDLNANDIDNAARIIAGTARSMGVTTDEI from the coding sequence ATGCCACCGAAGAAGAAGGTTGCCGGACTGATCAAGCTTCAGATTGAAGCTGGAGCTGCGTCGCCGGCACCGCCGATTGGCCCGGCTCTGGGTCAGCACGGCGTGAACATCATGGAGTTCGTCAAGGCGTACAACGCTGCGACGGAATCGATGCGCGGAAACATCGTCCCGGTTGAAATCACGGTGTACGAGGACCGCTCGTTCGACTTCATTACCAAGACCCCGCCGGCCTCCGGTCTCATCAAGAAGGCAGCTGGCATCAAGTCGGGTTCGGCAACTCCGCACACCGTGAAGGTTGCGCACCTCACCGCGGATCAGCTTCGCGAGATCGCGAAGACCAAGATGCCGGATCTCAACGCTAACGACATCGACAACGCAGCCCGCATCATCGCCGGCACCGCTCGTTCGATGGGCGTCACCACCGACGAAATCTGA
- the rplA gene encoding 50S ribosomal protein L1 — MAKRSKNYRKAAELIQPGELYSPREAFDLAKKTSVTKFESTVEVMFRLNVDPRKADQLVRGTVSLPHGTGKTAKVVVFAVGEKAQAALEAGADVVGDDELIEKVAGGWTDFDAAVATPDMMGKVGRLGRVLGPRNLMPNPKTGTVTMDVAKAVKDIKGGRIEFRVDKHGNLAFIVGHTGFELDQLLENYAAAQEEILRLKPASAKGRYISKATVSTTMGPGIPLDATKTRAEA, encoded by the coding sequence ATGGCAAAGCGCTCAAAGAATTACCGTAAGGCGGCCGAGCTGATCCAGCCCGGCGAGCTTTACTCGCCGCGCGAGGCGTTCGACCTCGCGAAGAAGACTTCGGTCACGAAGTTCGAATCGACCGTTGAGGTGATGTTCCGTCTCAACGTTGATCCGCGTAAGGCTGATCAGCTCGTTCGCGGCACTGTCTCGCTCCCGCACGGCACCGGCAAGACCGCCAAGGTCGTTGTCTTCGCCGTTGGTGAGAAGGCTCAGGCCGCTCTCGAGGCTGGCGCCGACGTGGTCGGCGATGACGAGCTCATCGAGAAGGTCGCCGGTGGCTGGACCGATTTCGACGCCGCCGTCGCAACCCCGGACATGATGGGCAAGGTTGGCCGCCTCGGCCGCGTGCTCGGTCCGCGTAACCTCATGCCGAACCCGAAGACTGGCACCGTGACCATGGATGTGGCCAAGGCTGTCAAGGACATTAAGGGTGGCCGTATCGAGTTCCGCGTGGATAAGCACGGCAACCTCGCGTTCATCGTGGGTCACACCGGCTTCGAGCTCGATCAGCTTCTCGAGAACTACGCTGCTGCTCAGGAGGAGATCCTCCGCCTGAAGCCGGCGTCGGCAAAGGGTCGCTACATCAGCAAGGCGACGGTTTCGACCACGATGGGTCCGGGTATCCCGCTGGATGCCACGAAGACCCGCGCAGAAGCCTGA
- the udk gene encoding uridine kinase: MNRPFVIGIAGGTGSGKTTLTKAIANHYQGKTAVVYHDNYYKAHDDLDYEHRAALNYDSPDAFDNDLMIADLRKLIAGESIESPVYDYAAHNRSADTTHVESAPVILVEGILIFHDPRMCELFDVKIFVDTDADVRIMRRIKRDVLERGRSIESVEAQYLTTVKPMHELYVEPSKRRADLIVPEGGQNVVALEMLFHRIAHELGVAAD; this comes from the coding sequence ATGAACCGTCCGTTCGTCATCGGAATTGCTGGAGGCACGGGAAGCGGAAAGACTACGCTCACCAAGGCGATCGCGAACCACTATCAGGGCAAGACGGCGGTGGTCTATCACGACAACTACTACAAGGCCCACGATGATCTCGATTACGAGCACCGCGCGGCCTTAAACTACGATTCTCCAGACGCGTTCGATAACGATTTGATGATCGCGGACCTGCGCAAGCTGATCGCGGGGGAGTCGATCGAGTCTCCGGTATACGATTATGCGGCACACAATCGTTCGGCCGATACCACGCATGTCGAGAGCGCGCCCGTGATCCTCGTGGAGGGTATCTTGATCTTCCACGATCCGCGCATGTGCGAGCTGTTTGACGTGAAGATTTTCGTTGATACTGATGCCGATGTGCGTATCATGCGCCGCATCAAGCGTGATGTGCTTGAGCGCGGGCGCTCGATCGAATCGGTGGAGGCGCAGTACCTCACCACCGTCAAGCCAATGCACGAGCTGTATGTTGAGCCCTCGAAGCGCCGAGCCGATCTGATCGTTCCCGAAGGTGGCCAGAACGTGGTGGCGCTCGAGATGCTGTTCCACCGTATTGCCCACGAGCTCGGAGTAGCGGCTGACTAG
- the rplJ gene encoding 50S ribosomal protein L10, translating to MARTDKSAAIAELKDLFQNSAAVLVTEYRGLTVEQMKELRRSLGQEAHYTVAKNTLARIAAKQAGVEGLDDYLKGPVALAFVSGDIASAAKAIKNFSKDHDALITKGGVLEGNVLDAEGVKKLADLESREVLLGKTAGVLKASLYQAAYMFTAPMVKTVRTVDALRAKQEEAA from the coding sequence ATGGCACGGACCGATAAGTCTGCAGCGATTGCAGAGCTCAAGGATCTGTTCCAGAACTCTGCAGCCGTTCTCGTGACCGAGTACCGCGGACTGACTGTGGAGCAGATGAAGGAACTTCGTCGCTCCCTTGGTCAGGAGGCGCACTACACGGTGGCGAAGAACACCCTCGCTCGCATCGCGGCTAAGCAGGCTGGCGTCGAAGGTCTCGACGACTACCTCAAGGGCCCCGTTGCACTTGCATTCGTTTCCGGTGACATCGCTTCCGCAGCTAAGGCTATTAAGAACTTCTCCAAGGATCACGACGCCCTGATTACTAAGGGTGGCGTGCTCGAGGGCAATGTTCTCGATGCCGAAGGTGTCAAGAAGCTCGCCGATCTCGAATCTCGCGAGGTTCTGCTTGGAAAGACCGCTGGCGTCCTCAAGGCGTCGCTCTACCAGGCTGCTTACATGTTCACTGCGCCGATGGTCAAGACCGTTCGCACCGTGGACGCCCTGCGCGCGAAGCAGGAAGAAGCTGCCTGA
- the rplL gene encoding 50S ribosomal protein L7/L12, which translates to MAKLTAEELIEAFKELTLVELSDFVKKFEEEFDVEAAAPVAAVAAAPAAGGEAAAAEEKDEFDVIIASAGDKKIQVIKEVRGLTSLGLKEAKELVDSAPKAVLEGVNKETAEKAKEALEGAGATVELK; encoded by the coding sequence ATGGCTAAGCTCACTGCTGAAGAGCTCATCGAAGCTTTCAAGGAGCTCACGCTCGTTGAGCTCTCGGACTTCGTGAAGAAGTTCGAAGAGGAATTTGACGTTGAGGCTGCTGCTCCGGTTGCTGCCGTTGCTGCTGCTCCGGCTGCTGGCGGCGAGGCCGCTGCTGCTGAAGAGAAGGACGAGTTCGACGTCATCATTGCCTCCGCTGGCGACAAGAAGATCCAGGTCATCAAGGAGGTGCGCGGCCTCACCTCCCTCGGTCTGAAGGAGGCGAAGGAGCTCGTGGATTCGGCTCCGAAGGCTGTCCTGGAGGGCGTCAACAAGGAGACCGCCGAGAAGGCAAAGGAAGCCCTCGAGGGCGCCGGCGCTACCGTCGAGCTCAAGTGA
- a CDS encoding DNA-directed RNA polymerase subunit beta yields MAASSTSKPTVVDGRLAADRVSFAKIHEPLAVPDLLGLQTSSYRWLIGAPEWRENAAPGEKSGLEEIFEEVSPIENTAQTMGLVLSNPHLEEEKASMAECKEKDLTYSAALYVTAEFQNYETGEIKSQTTFIGDFPLMTPQGTFIINGTERVVVSQLVRSPGVYFETAADKTSDKLIYSTKIIPSRGAWLEFEIDKRDSVGVRVDRKRKQSVTVFLKAIGMSEAEIREEFADYPVLIDTLEKDTVHTQEEALTDLYRKLRPGEPPTAEAGRSLLRNFYFNPKRYDLAKVGRYKVNTKLGLDTAATERQLTIADITATIRYLLALHAGEAQTVTAEGGASVPVENDDIDHFGNRRIRAVGELIQNQVRTGLSRLDRMVRERMTTQEAEAITPSSLINIRPIVAAIKEFFGTSQLSQFMDQNNPLAGLTHKRRLSALGPGGLSRDRASMEVRDVHPSHYGRMCPIETPEGPNIGLIGSLASYGRVNSFGFIETPYRKVVDGKVTDEIEYLNATDEDRYAIAQASAPLNQDGSFRDEEVLVRLPGGEPALIEAHEVGYMDISARQMVSVGTASIPFLEHDDANRALMGANMQRQAVPLLRPTAPLVGTGVEIRTAVDSGDVTVALAPGVVTEVSADAVHVEEDSGNHRVYRLAKFERSNPGNCTNQKVAVNEGDRLEKGSLIADGPATDGGELALGQNLLVAFMAWNGYNYEDAIILSQRVQSEDILTSIHIEEHEVDARDTKLGPEEITRDIPNVSEDTLANLDERGIIRIGAEVKAGDILVGKITPKGETELTSEERLLRAIFGEKAKEVRDTSMRVPHGEWGIVIGVSEFSAENHDELAADVRQSVRVLIAQRRKIVIGDKMAGRHGNKGVVSRILPVEDMPFLEDGTPVDVVLNPLGVPSRMNLGQVFELHLGWIAKQGWDATEARQNGEEWANRIPEDAVVGHPHRLVSTPVFDGVQHDELSGLLANTLPNRDGDRMVDGTGKARLFDGRTGEPFPERVSVGYMYMLKLHHLVDDKIHARSTGPYSMVTQQPLGGKAQFGGQRFGEMEVWALEAYGAAHTLQEMLTIKSDDTVGRVKVYEAIVKGDNVPEPGIPESFKVLVQEMRSLCLNVEALDAAGNPINLQDADDDAFRAPQSAGISTGLEGLTTGADF; encoded by the coding sequence TTGGCTGCTTCGAGCACCTCTAAGCCTACTGTTGTTGACGGCCGCCTCGCTGCTGACCGCGTCTCGTTCGCAAAGATTCACGAGCCTCTCGCCGTGCCGGACTTGCTGGGTCTTCAGACCTCCAGCTACCGCTGGCTCATCGGCGCCCCCGAGTGGCGTGAGAACGCTGCGCCTGGCGAGAAGTCGGGCCTCGAGGAGATTTTTGAGGAAGTCTCCCCAATCGAGAACACTGCCCAGACCATGGGTCTGGTCCTTTCCAACCCGCACCTCGAGGAAGAAAAGGCCTCGATGGCGGAGTGTAAAGAAAAGGATCTGACCTACTCCGCCGCGTTGTACGTCACCGCCGAGTTCCAGAACTACGAGACGGGCGAAATTAAGTCGCAGACCACCTTCATTGGCGATTTCCCGCTGATGACCCCGCAGGGTACCTTCATCATCAACGGTACTGAGCGCGTCGTGGTCTCCCAGCTTGTCCGTTCCCCGGGTGTCTATTTCGAGACCGCCGCGGATAAGACCTCCGATAAGCTCATTTACTCGACGAAGATCATCCCGTCGCGTGGTGCCTGGCTCGAGTTCGAGATCGACAAGCGCGATTCGGTTGGCGTTCGCGTGGATCGTAAGCGTAAGCAGTCGGTCACCGTGTTCCTCAAGGCGATCGGCATGTCCGAGGCTGAGATTCGCGAAGAGTTCGCCGATTACCCGGTGCTCATCGACACCCTGGAGAAGGATACGGTCCACACCCAGGAAGAGGCGCTCACGGACCTGTACCGTAAGCTGCGCCCGGGCGAGCCGCCGACGGCGGAGGCTGGCCGTTCGCTGCTGCGCAACTTCTACTTCAACCCCAAGCGCTACGACCTGGCGAAGGTCGGTCGCTACAAGGTGAACACCAAGCTTGGCCTGGATACCGCGGCCACCGAGCGTCAGCTCACGATCGCGGATATTACCGCGACGATCCGTTACCTCCTCGCGCTTCACGCGGGTGAGGCCCAGACCGTCACCGCTGAGGGCGGCGCCTCGGTTCCGGTGGAGAACGACGACATCGATCACTTCGGCAACCGCCGTATTCGCGCTGTTGGCGAGCTGATCCAGAACCAGGTGCGCACCGGTCTGTCGCGTCTCGATCGTATGGTCCGCGAGCGTATGACCACCCAGGAAGCGGAAGCGATCACGCCGTCGTCGCTGATCAATATCCGTCCGATCGTGGCAGCGATCAAGGAGTTCTTCGGAACATCGCAGCTGAGCCAGTTCATGGATCAGAACAACCCACTCGCTGGCTTGACCCACAAGCGCCGTCTGTCGGCACTTGGTCCGGGCGGCCTCTCGCGCGATCGCGCATCGATGGAAGTTCGAGACGTCCACCCGTCCCACTACGGCCGCATGTGTCCGATTGAGACCCCGGAAGGCCCGAACATTGGCTTGATCGGCTCGCTCGCCTCCTACGGTCGAGTGAACTCCTTTGGATTCATCGAGACCCCGTACCGCAAGGTTGTCGATGGCAAGGTGACCGACGAGATCGAGTACCTCAATGCCACGGATGAAGATCGTTACGCGATCGCTCAGGCCTCCGCACCGCTGAACCAGGATGGCTCGTTCCGTGATGAGGAAGTCCTCGTTCGTCTCCCCGGCGGCGAGCCTGCCCTGATCGAGGCCCACGAGGTGGGCTACATGGACATCTCCGCCCGCCAGATGGTGTCGGTGGGTACCGCGTCGATTCCGTTCCTCGAGCACGACGATGCGAACCGAGCCCTCATGGGCGCGAACATGCAGCGCCAGGCCGTGCCGCTCCTGCGTCCTACGGCTCCGCTCGTGGGCACCGGCGTCGAGATCCGCACCGCAGTCGATTCCGGTGACGTCACGGTGGCTCTCGCCCCCGGCGTCGTCACCGAAGTGTCGGCAGATGCCGTGCACGTGGAGGAGGATTCCGGAAACCACCGCGTCTACCGCCTGGCAAAGTTCGAGCGTTCGAACCCGGGCAACTGCACCAACCAGAAGGTGGCAGTCAACGAGGGTGACCGCCTGGAGAAGGGCTCGCTTATCGCAGACGGCCCGGCAACCGACGGCGGCGAGCTCGCGCTCGGCCAGAACCTTCTCGTGGCGTTCATGGCGTGGAACGGCTACAACTACGAGGACGCCATCATCCTGTCCCAGCGCGTGCAGTCGGAGGACATCCTCACCTCGATCCACATCGAGGAGCACGAGGTCGATGCTCGCGATACCAAGCTTGGACCGGAAGAGATCACCCGCGACATCCCGAATGTTTCGGAAGATACGCTCGCGAACCTTGACGAGCGCGGCATTATCCGCATCGGCGCCGAGGTGAAGGCTGGCGATATTCTCGTCGGCAAGATCACCCCGAAGGGTGAAACCGAGCTGACTTCCGAAGAGCGCCTCCTGCGCGCCATCTTCGGTGAGAAGGCAAAGGAAGTCCGCGATACCTCGATGCGCGTGCCGCACGGCGAGTGGGGCATCGTCATTGGCGTGTCCGAGTTCTCGGCCGAGAACCACGATGAGCTGGCAGCTGATGTTCGCCAGTCGGTGCGCGTGCTGATCGCTCAGCGCCGCAAGATCGTCATCGGCGATAAGATGGCAGGTCGCCACGGCAACAAGGGTGTGGTCTCACGCATCCTCCCGGTCGAAGATATGCCATTCCTCGAGGATGGCACCCCGGTGGACGTGGTCCTGAACCCGCTCGGCGTGCCGAGCCGTATGAACCTCGGTCAGGTCTTCGAGCTCCACCTTGGCTGGATCGCCAAGCAGGGCTGGGACGCCACCGAGGCGCGTCAGAATGGTGAAGAGTGGGCCAACCGCATCCCGGAGGATGCTGTTGTGGGCCATCCGCACCGTCTCGTCTCCACCCCGGTATTCGACGGTGTGCAGCACGATGAGCTCTCGGGTCTCCTTGCCAACACCCTCCCGAACCGCGACGGCGATCGCATGGTCGACGGCACCGGTAAGGCGCGTCTGTTCGACGGCCGCACCGGCGAGCCGTTCCCGGAGCGTGTGTCGGTGGGCTACATGTACATGCTCAAGCTGCACCACCTTGTGGACGACAAGATCCACGCCCGTTCCACGGGCCCGTACTCGATGGTGACCCAGCAGCCGCTCGGCGGTAAGGCACAGTTCGGTGGCCAGCGTTTCGGCGAGATGGAGGTGTGGGCGCTCGAGGCTTACGGCGCTGCACACACCCTCCAGGAAATGCTGACCATCAAGTCCGACGATACGGTCGGCCGCGTCAAGGTGTACGAGGCGATCGTGAAGGGCGACAACGTGCCCGAGCCGGGTATCCCGGAGTCGTTCAAGGTTCTCGTTCAGGAAATGCGTTCCCTGTGCTTGAACGTTGAGGCTCTGGATGCTGCTGGTAACCCGATCAACCTGCAGGATGCGGACGATGATGCGTTCCGCGCTCCGCAGTCGGCTGGAATCTCGACAGGCCTTGAGGGCCTGACCACGGGTGCGGATTTCTGA